AGGTGATGGGGAGTTAAAAAATATTGTGCGTGCGGAAATTGAGCGATTAAGCTTATCTGGGCAAGTAACCATGCTTGGCGCAGTGGGTCAAACAGAAATGGCACAGTTGCATCGTATCAGCAATGTTTTTGTTCTCAGCAGTGCCTACGAAGGTTTACCTTTAGTGGTGCTTGAGGCACTTGCTTGTGGAACACCTGTGGTTACGACTAGATGCGGTGAAACCCCAAAAATTCTTGCTGCTAATACTGGAGTTGTTTGTGAAGAACCCACTCCCAAGGGTATAGCAGATGCTTTAAAAAAGGTACTGCTGCATTCAGAGAATTATCCAACTGAGTCTTGTGTACAGGCAGCCAAGCCTTATGCTGCACACACTGTCATTCAAGAAGTTTATAGCCAAATGTGGCAACGCTGGAACGAATCAACTTGAAAAAGGCAGAGGGCAGAAGGCAATTAAAGGAGGATTGGGACTCCCTTTAATTGAATACCACCAAATCGAAGAGAGGCGTGGGGATCTTAAACCCAAATGGGCAAGGGTACAGAGCATTGATACTTTGGTATAGAAAAACAAAAACCTTTTGCCACGGCGTTCTTTGTTCGCCCGCAGCTTTGCAACCCACGCCTCCTCTGCCTTCTGCCTTGCCCCAAGGGAGATAAAAAGGCTTTAGAGCACAAGGACAACTGATTGGTATGTTGGTATGAAGATTGCCGTTATTGGTGCAAAAGGTCTACCTCCTAAACAGGGTGGTATCGAACATTATTGTGCAGAAATGTATCCGCGCATGACAGCACAGGGTCACACTGTAGATTTATTTGCCCGCTGTTCCTATACCCAGGCTCCCTGGCTTGTTCATGATGATTTTCAAGGAGTTCGAGTGATCTCCTTACCTGGTTTGCAAATGAAAGGCGTAGATGCTTTCGTGACCTCAGCATTAAGTGCGATCGCTGCTACTGGAAAGAAATACGATATTATTCATTTTCATGCTCTTGGTCCATCTCTATTTACTGGTTTAGCTAGAATTACCACTGCTGCCAAGGTGGTAGTTACCTGTCAGGGATTAGATTGGCAACGCGCCAAGTGGGGTAGTTTTTCCACTCGCTTAATTCATCTGGGCGAGAAAGCAGCAGTACGTTTTGCTGACGGAATCATTGTGGTATCAGATGCGCTGAAATCCTACTTTTTACAAACCTATGGTCGAGAGACAATCTACATTCCTAATGCTCCAGCCAGGTATGGTGAGTCAGATCCAAATTTCACCTACGGAAAGCAGCTAGGTCTTGATTGGGGGCGCTATATCTTGTTTTTAGGCAGAATAGTACCGGAAAAACGTCCCGACTTACTTATCGAAGCCTTCAGCGCCTTAAAACCGAAGGGATGGAAACTGGTTGTGGCTGGAGGTGTTAGTGATACAAAATCCTTTACCGCAAGCTTATTAGAAAAGATTGCCAGCAATCCTAATATCATATTTGCAGGCGAACTCAGGGGTGTTCGTCTGTGGGAAATTGTTCGGGGCGCAGGATTATTTGTTTTGCCTTCTGATTTAGAGGGATTACCTTTAGCAATGTTAGAAGCAATGCACGAAGGTACACCAGTCCTGGCAAGCAATATCCCACCCCATCAGCAATTGATTAGTGGGGGACGGGGAATGCTTTTTGAAGCTGGAAATCTTCATTCTTGTATGCATTCTCTGGATTGGGCAATTCATCACCCAACCCAAATGGCTGCAATGGCTGAGAATGCACAAAGACATGTGCAACTTCACTACGGCTGGGATCGCATTACCTCAGAAACCTTAAAACTATATACAACTCTGTTGAACTCACCTGAACTAGTAGTCAATAGTCCAGAGTCAATGGTCAAGAGTCAATAGTCAATAGTCATTTGTCATTGTTTATTCCCCTTATCTTGTCCCCCTTGTCTGGTTTGTCTCCCCAATCCCTGATCCCCAACAATTATGGAAAAAGGCTTGTCATCTTTACCATCTATTTTGAAGCGACGTGCTTTGCCTGCTCTGGTTACATTTGCTGCTGTCATTGGTGGAGCGATCGCCTACCTTCAGATTACCCCACGTCTGTATCAGACATCGACGCGACTGATGCTTGATCAAAAGAGGGTAAGCGTTTCGGAATTGGGACGCGACCTGACTCAACTCAGTTCAGGTACACCCGGTGGTTCTAACCCCTTAGCTGACCAAGCAGAATTAATCAAGTCGCAACGGGTTCTCCAAAAAGCGTTGACTGAGGTTGCCGGTGAGTCTGGATTTAGTTCACCGGAAAATGAACTGACAGTCGATCAGCTTAGTCAAGGCTTGAAAGTCAAAATTGTTCCTGCTACCAACATTTTGGAGGTCAGCTATCTCAATGAAGACCCTATACTTGCAACCAAAGTCGTCAATGCCGTTTCCAGGGCAATGGTTGAGGATAATACTCAAGTTATCCGTCAAGAAGCTGCTAACGTCCGCAAATTCTTAGAAAAAAAGGTTCCTGATGCCCGCAAGCGGCTACAGGAAGCTGAGCAGAAGGAAAATAGATATAGACAAAGTAGCGGTATTGTCTCCTTTGATGAGCAAACCAAAAGTATAGTGGAGAGCTTAGCTACTTTGGAAGAGCAGGAGAACACTCTTTCAGCTCAACTTCAAGAATTGCGTTCCAAGGAAGCTTCATTGCAACAAGTCACCGATGCGAAAGCTCTCAATCAAGCTTATGCAGCTG
Above is a genomic segment from Fischerella sp. JS2 containing:
- a CDS encoding glycosyltransferase family 4 protein; translation: MKIAVIGAKGLPPKQGGIEHYCAEMYPRMTAQGHTVDLFARCSYTQAPWLVHDDFQGVRVISLPGLQMKGVDAFVTSALSAIAATGKKYDIIHFHALGPSLFTGLARITTAAKVVVTCQGLDWQRAKWGSFSTRLIHLGEKAAVRFADGIIVVSDALKSYFLQTYGRETIYIPNAPARYGESDPNFTYGKQLGLDWGRYILFLGRIVPEKRPDLLIEAFSALKPKGWKLVVAGGVSDTKSFTASLLEKIASNPNIIFAGELRGVRLWEIVRGAGLFVLPSDLEGLPLAMLEAMHEGTPVLASNIPPHQQLISGGRGMLFEAGNLHSCMHSLDWAIHHPTQMAAMAENAQRHVQLHYGWDRITSETLKLYTTLLNSPELVVNSPESMVKSQ